A window of the Pseudomonadota bacterium genome harbors these coding sequences:
- a CDS encoding acyl-CoA thioesterase — MNTDLPPDIPDFEAGPELRAVAMPADTNPSGDIFGGWVLSQMDLAGGVLATRVARGRVVTVAVEAMKFHKPIKVGDEVSCYAKVVRIGRTSIAIRIETWARRTWTSGHLKVTDGLFTYVAVDSTGRPRPVLP; from the coding sequence ATGAATACAGATCTTCCCCCCGATATACCTGATTTTGAGGCGGGCCCCGAGCTGCGGGCCGTGGCCATGCCGGCCGATACCAACCCCAGCGGGGATATTTTCGGCGGATGGGTCCTCTCCCAGATGGATCTGGCGGGCGGAGTCCTCGCCACGCGCGTTGCAAGGGGAAGGGTTGTGACCGTGGCCGTGGAAGCCATGAAATTCCACAAGCCCATCAAGGTGGGGGACGAGGTCAGCTGTTACGCGAAGGTGGTCCGCATCGGGCGGACATCCATTGCCATCAGGATTGAAACCTGGGCCCGCCGTACCTGGACGTCAGGACATCTCAAGGTCACGGACGGCCTGTTTACCTATGTGGCCGTGGACAGCACAGGACGTCCCCGCCCCGTGCTGCCCTGA